The sequence TGTCCGAGATAGGCAAAAAACGGCGCATAGCCGTCCACCTTTTTGTACGTCAGGGACACGCCTTCTTTCTTCGTGTGGCTATTGTCGAACGGCGAGACATCCAGATCCAGCGGTGGCCAGGACAACGCTTTCCCTTTTGGGAGCGTGACTGGAACAGGGGTCAGCAGTGCGTTCAAGGCGCGTAGTAAGTCCGCCGACTCTTTGAGCAAAATCGTCTGCCAGTCGTAGCTGTGGGCGGCTGCCAAATCCAGACGCTGCCGGAGGGTGGCGAGGACGGGACGTGTTTAAGGCCTAAGGATTTCGCAAAGAACCGATCCTCCCGAAAGGGCTCAATCTGGTCAAAATCGCTTTTGCCTTGGCACAGCAGTCCAAGATAGGCATAGAGTACATCTGGATGAGTGACCATGGGGTGCTGTGCACCAGGTAGCGAGTGCCGAATGAGACGTTTGGCAAGCCGGGTATGTGAAAGAAGCAGGCCAATGAGGGCCAAACCGGTATGAGCGCTCAGCCACTCCACGGACTGATCTAGTTAAAAATGGACGGGGTTCATTGTGCACCTCCCAGGTGAGTTCAAGAAATACGGGAATTCTTCCCTTTTTCTTTATATTACTTCACTGGGGTCTCTTTTTCTAACCTTTTCAGTATTTCTATTCACGGATTCAGGTTCTTTATAGAGAACCATTTTTAGGTAATTAGACTCTTTCAAAGAGAGGATAATGAAGATATGGTAACGTGCATGAAGAAATACGCCCGGCTTACACTGATTGTGCTGTTAGTCAGCGTGATCATGCTGCCCGCTTCCGCCTATGCATCTGCTGGTTCGGCTGAAGCGAAATACAGCGCCTCTTATGCAACCTCCTTTTTCTCCTCACTGAGCAATGTATTTTCTTCCTGGTTCGATAAAGGGAGGTCCGTATCCCACGACGATGACAAGGAATCCGGCAATTGGTTAAGCTGGTTAAAAGGCAAGGACCGCGACCATGACGACGACGATGACGATGATGACGATGATGACTGGTGGGAGGACAATAAGCATGACTCCTACAAGTTATGGAAGAAGTATTATTGTTATTGAGGGATGTTCAAAAGAAAATTGGCCCAGGAGTTCTCTCCGGGCCAATTTTTATGGTCAAACTCTTTATTTTCAGGCGCTTTACCGCTGAATATTTCCGCTCTGCACATCATTGCTCTTAAGAGCAAGCACAGCTTTGTTAAGGATGTTATTCGTCACGGTATAGGGAGGCGCTCCTACCCCCGCATAGATCGTGGAAATGCCGACGGCGGCGATATTGGATGTGATCGTATTCCGGGTAATCGCCGCATTTAAGACATCGGCCGGATCATTTCTTTTCCAGTAATCATTAATCTTGATAAGCTCTGTGACGGTGCGCGTGAGGTTCATGGCGGTGACCGTGTTGTTGTCCAGAACGATTTTATTGGCCGTTTCAACCGTAATTGCTGGCGCATCCCCTTTAACATTGAACGTTGAGTTCGTGATCTTCAGATCCAGATTGGCATGGCTTGCGATAAGTGCCGCGTTCCCTGTGGTGTTGGACGTGAAGGTACAATTGTCGAAGCTGTATTTGCCATTCGCGACAATCGTCTGACCGAATCTGCTGCCGTCCGCCGCTTGAAATACGGAGTTCGTGTAAGTGCCTTGCGGCAAAGTCATGTTATAGGCAGAGTTAAAGCCCAGCACTTTGACATTGTTGAACACGCTGCTCTCCGTGGTGCTTCCCTTAAAGCTGGCGAGCGCTCCTTTTCCCGTAATCGTAACATTGGAAACTTCAATGCCTTTTCCATAGAGAGCAAAGCCCGCATCCACGTTCTTCGTAATGTTGATATTGACATTGGAGACTTTGACTCCATTCGTCGTTCTGGCGCTGACAGACAGTGTGCCGTCGGTGATCTCCATTCCATCGATTTTAATGTTCGGCCCTGCAAAGTAGGTGTAGGAATCATTCAACCGGTTATTTAAAAATGTGGCGTCGTGATAAGCGACAATCCGGCTTCCGTCAAAATGGTTGTTTACGGCCATGGCATTTCTGAACGAATCGGAGACGGCAAGCCCGATAACTCCCTTGGAAGCAAGATGATTGCCTTCAACGGTGACATCATGTCCGTCGTACAGAATGACATCATAGGCTGCATTGTTATAGAAATCATTGTTCCTGATATAAATATTGGTGTTCAGGCTGCCGTTCTGACCGAATCCCCCTTCGACGTCGATCCCCGATTGAGGGGCTGTTCCTTTCATATCATGCAGGCTGTTATTAATAATCTGCGCATTGTTGGCGCCGCCTACCGTAATCCCTTGCCTGCGGTTGAATGCGAACTCGGAGTTCCTAACGACCGTATTCTGGCAGACGACCCGGTTCCAGGATTCCAGGTAAGCCCCCGCCGACGAGGCTTTGTTGAACACAAGATGAAAGTAGGCGCCGCCGCCGGGTATGGTCAGGGTCTGTCTGGCTGTTGCCAGCTGGCTCATAATGAAAGATCCGTCCGCACGATAGAAATAAACGTTAAAGCCGCCAGGCAGGTTGATTAAATTGGAGATTTCAAAGGTCCGCTCCGTCTTAAAGATGGGATTGGTGAAATAGATGGCTTCTTTGGTCCGGATTTTTGTGCTATCGCTCCGCGGTTGACCGCTGCCATCGATTCCTCCCGACACGAAGCTGGCGGCATACAGATCTTTAAACATCGTTCCGTAGCCTCCAAGCACCAGGCCGTCTCCAGTGAAATTCGTCGCTTTAACTCCATCAATCGTTGTATTCGCCGCGCCTTCGACGAAGATACCGTACCCGCCTTCGTGAGTTCCTGAATTATAAGGTTCCCTCTGGGAATAGTCATGAGTCAGCTTGTCGCCAAGATAAGTTCCGCCGCGAAGCGTTACATTGCTCGCGCCGTACCCGACATACATGACATCGTATCTTTCCTTGCCGTTGGTTTCTTTCTGAAGGATGGCATCCATCGGCAGGTCAAACAGCATATTGCCAACCATGGAGATCCGGCTGTCCTTGTCGATCAGATACGTTCCGGATGGAAGCATTGTTGCCGTAATGCCATTCTGATGCGCCCAGGCCAGCGCCTGATTAATGCCTTTAACGGTTTCCACCGGATGGGTTCCATCGTTATAGATTCCCCACCGGGTCAGATCAATCAAATAATGTGTGGGCGATGCCGACGCGGTGCTGCTTAAGGGCGAGCGGTTTCTGCTAGTGTCTACGGCCTCCACTTGGATGTTGTAGTTTGTGCCGAAATCAAGGCCTGAAGCCACGTAAAAATTCTGAATGAGAGGCTCCGTATTGATTTGTTGTCCGTTAACATACACATTGTACCCGGCCAAGTCGCTCTCCGTATCGGCCTCCCATGAGACCGAAACTTTGCTTGGACCGCCCGCTGCGGACACCTGTGCAGGTGCTGCCGGCGGGGTAATATCCTTAGTTCGGATGGAAAGGGAAATGCCTTGAGATACATTGCCGCTTCTGTCCACCGTTCGGAGAGTGAAGGAGTAGTCCGTTTCCCCTAATAGTCCGTTTGCTTTGTAGCTTCCGCTAGATGAAGAGCCGATCAGCACGCCTTTTAGGTAAATATCAACATGGTCAAAATCGGGAGAAGCTGGATTATTCCAGGTCAATGTTACGGATTTGCCATCATCGACAGCGCTCGCCTGGCTGATTTCGGCAAGCGCCGAGCTGTCCACGGCCTGCGGGGTGACATTAACCGTAACCGATGGCTCCGATTCAAGCTCATTGTCGTTTACGGCGGTCACATACAGACTATAATTCTGGCCGTTGTTCAGGCCATCCAGCGTGTAAGTGGCGTCAGTTACCGTATCCGTATTGTATTGGTGGCCGTCCAGATAGACATTGTAGCCGATGATGCCGCTCTCGTCATTCTCTGTCCAATGCAGCAGCGCAGCGCCGTCCGAAGCGGTAGCGGACAGTGCGGACGGAGGAGACGGGAGGCTGGCGGGAGCCATGGTCACTTGCAGCTCTGTGCCGCTGGATTCAAGGCCGGACATATTTACGGTTTTTAATACATACTTGTAGACCGAGCCTGGAAGAAGACCGGCTTCCTGATAGAACCCGTCGGTTGTGGTTGCCTTTAGGGTTCCTCCCTTGTAAATGTTTACCGACTTGAAGTCCGGATAGGACGGATTGATCCAGGTAAACGACAGCCGGGTATCATCGCTGAACGATTTCAGGCCGGAAATTTCCTGCAGGACGGGCGCTTTGCCCGGAGCGGGAGTCGGCTCGGGAGCGGGAGCCGGCTGGGGCTCCGGTTCAGGAGCAGGAGCACCTGTGACCGGCTCGGGCGGGGCGGAAGGCAGCGGCGATGGAGAAGGAGCAGGCGCAGCCCCGCCGCCGCCGATCGGCGCCCCGCCTCCAGCGCCGGCGGGAGAGCCGGAACCCGCTTCCGCCGTACCGCCTGCGGAGACGTCCGCTGAATTCGCTGCGGACGGGCTGGCCGATGGCTGCGCCGATTCCTCCGGCGAGCCTGAGGCGCCGATCCGCAGCTCCTTGTAGAGCGCTCTCGCGAGCATGGCGGTAAATTCGACGCGGGTCACCTTCTTGGACGGCTGAAACCTGCCGTACTCGTCTCCGACCGCAATGCCGCTGGCGATTAGCTTGGAAATGGACGGAGCGGCCCAGTGGCCGCCGATATCCGAAACGCGGCTGGCGGCGTCTGTGCCCGGGCTGTCCAGTTTAAAGGCGCGCGCGATCAGAACGGCGCTGTCAGCCCGGGTCAGCGTATCCCCGGGGCGGAATGACCCGTCTAAATATCCGGTAATGAGACCATGCTTCATCGCAGCCTGGATGTAAGGATAAGCCCAATACGTCCGGGGCACGTCGGGAGGAGCCTGCTGCGAATCCGCATTCGCATTCGCGTCAACCGCGATATGGCTTGCCCGTACAATCAGCTTTACGGCTTCCCCCCGGGTAATCGGCTTGTCTGGACGAAAGGTTCCGTCACGATAGCCTCCGATAAGCTGCTGCTCTTTTAGCCGCGATATTTCTTTCTGGGCCCAATGCTTGGGCGAAATATCGGAGAATAGCACCGGACTCGCTGCGTTCGCTTGGGAAAACGTCGGTGCCAGGATCGCGACGATAAGACACATAATGAGGAGAACTGATGTCTTCTTCATATGGATTCCTCTCTCTTAATTTTAGAGATTTTATCATTCGTATTGGTTGCCTGACTTAGTTTATCGGTATTTATAATTGCGCTTTTGAGACAAAAAACGGCAAAATTAAGGGAAAAATGGGGGACTAAAGAACCGTTTTTTGTAAATAGGGCTTAAGCCTTTCCATCTGAAAAAAAACATGATAGTCTAAAATAGATGGTTCGTTTTAAAGAACGAATGATATGCGGATTGAATCTTGAACAGGAGGAAGGGACAGGAATGCACAAGCATTTGCGGAAGTTCATTCTGCCATTAACCGTTGTGCTGATCGGATTGCTGCCGCTGGAGATCTATGGCCAGGATTCCCCGAACCCGCCGGATGGGACGATTAATTTAGCCAAATGGAATATCTACAATGACGGAACTCATCCCGTGGAAACGACCAAAGGCATTAATGAAGCGCTAAGAAGCCTGCATAACAACGGGGTTAAAGCGGCGACACTGCCGTCCGGAACGTACTTAATCGATAAGGACAGCCGGATCAACATGGTCAGCGATATGACGTTTATCATGCCGGATGACGCGGTGCTGCAAAAGGAAGCGAACGGAAAAGAACGGTACGAGACGATGTTCTTGGGCTACGGGGTTAACAATGTAACGCTGCAGGGCGGAACTTACAGCGGCGATAAGCAGCAGCATGATTTCTCTAAAAAAGACAATCCCCACAGCGCGGGCACGCATGAGAACGGTTACGGTATTTTGGTTGAGGGTGCGTCAAATGTTGTGATCGATGGCGTCAAGACTATTAATTTTACCGGAGACGGGATGGCGATTGGCGGCGTTGGTAAATTGATTAAGGACCTGTATGAGGGAGGGTTTGTTTCCGGAGCGCTGGATGCAAAAGGAAATGCAGTGAGCGATAAGCACAAAATCCGCACCAAAACGCCGATTCCGCTTACCGCGCCGATTCTTCAATCAGAGAAGGTCTTTGAAATTTCCAATGTCCAAAAGCTGCCGCCTTTCTTCGAGGTCTATTTCTACCAAAAGAACGGGAAGTTGATCAAGAAGATATCGGCCAAGGTCCGGGATCAACTGGCAATTCCAGCCGGGGCCGCCTACTTTCATCTGGTGTTTAATAAGGCATCGTCCAAGGGTGGTTACCTGGAGGTATGGAACCGTGTCGTCAGCCGGAATATTACCGTCCGGAACTCGGAGTCCGCATTCAACCGCCGTCAGGGAATTACGGTCGGCGGAGCCGACAATGTACTAATTTTTGGAAATCTGCTTCATGACATAAAGGGGACAGCGCCGCAATCCGGCATTGATGTGGAAGGAGGATACGGGGAGAATGGCTACCTGAATACAAACATCACCATTAAAAACAACCAGTTCTATAACAACGCCGTGTACGATGTCATTCTTTATGACGGCCGGAACGCCTGGGTGGACGGCAATCATTTTGCTTCCAAGGAAGCGATCGGGCTTGCAGTCTCCCCGCCTTTTACAAACGCCTGGGTGTCCGATAACCATTTTGACGGGGCGCGCATTTATGCTTATCATGACGTCACCCTGCGGAACAATGAACTGAATGATTCCATTACCTATTTCGAGGGGCCGAATATCGTCATTGATGGAATGGAGATAACGAACGGCACGCTCGCCTTGAGCGCGAAGGATGCTTACGGAATCAAGGTCTCCAATGTCAATATCAACATTACGAAAAAAGTGGAAGCGGGCCTAAGCATCAGCAAAAATCCGCTGCGTCTGTCCAATGTTACGATTACCGGGGAGCCGGCTCTGCGGAGCTTGACCGGGAATACGGTTTCAGGAAGCGTGTTCGATCATCTGAAGATCATCCGCTATAACTCCGATTACGGGCTTTCTCTGCCGCCGGGAACGTATAAGGATTGCCAGTTTGAAGCATCCGAAGAAGGGAAGTTCGGCACGCTTTCCGCTGCACTGGCGGGAGATTATTTGTTTGACGGCTGTACCTTCAAAGGCAATGTCCAAGGGGCGGGTCTGCTGTACGCAGAGAATAAGCAATTAAATCTGACGGTGAAGAACTCCACTTTTGAATTACCCGGCGGCAGCGCGCAGGCGGTTAGTATACAGGCGGCTCGAAGCGCCGTTGTGGAGAATAATGTGGTTAATGCCAATAACCTTGCCTCAAGCAGCGCGGAGCTCATCAAGATCAACGACTACTGGAAGCGGAACGATCCATACGATGTGCTGAGCGCGGTGATTCGAAAGAACAAAATTACAACCAATCTGCCGGCAAAAGGAATCTCGACCGAGTATGCAGGCGTGGGCGCACCTCCTTATACGATAGAGGGTAACATTCTGGTTAAAGCGAAGCTCTCGCTAAAAGCAAATGATAGATTCAATAATAATATATTGCAGTAATGTCTAGATTGACCGGGCGAAGGAACTGTTCTATTTGTCATGAAAATGACATATGGGGCAGTTCCTTTTTAGTTTGAAAAATAAGGAAAAAAGCGATATACTCATGAAGTGTAGTACGTTTGTTCAATATATGAACATTTGTACATTGAGTGTGAAGGGATGTGCATGCCCGCATTATGACGGAGAAGAATAAAGATCGCTTCCGATTATTAGTAAAGATTTGCCAGCTGTATTACGAGGAAGGGCTGAACCAAATGGAAATCGCCAAACGACTGGGGATATCCCGTCCTCATGTAAGCCGGATGCTGACAGCCGCCAAGAATGAAGGGATTGTACGTATTTCGATCAATAATCCGTTTTCAGCCGAACAGGAACTTGAAAAGTCGCTCATCGATGCCTTCGGCATTCAAGATGCGCTGGTTGTCGATTCTTCTGATATGGAACCTGCCGGGCTTCCTGCCCTGCTGGGCCGAGCTGGCGCCGCGCTGCTCGAATCCGTACTGAGGGATGGCGATATAGTCGGCATTATGGCAGGGCATACGATAGGCTGCACAGCCGAGGAGATGGATTATTTTGCACGGGACGGACTGCAATTTGTCCCCCTGGTTGGAGGGTGGGGATCGGATGGCGCGGCCTGGCATGCAAGCACCAATGCCATGGCTTTTGCGAACAAGCTGAAATCCAAATACTCGATGTTTCACGCGCCTGCATTGGTGGCAAACGAAGAGACCGGCATGCTGTTGCGGCAAGAGCCGGAGATTGCAAATGTGCTGGAGCTAGCCAAGAGCAGCCGTGTAGCGGTTGTAAGCATTGGCGAAGTAAGCGAAGAAGCGACCATGGTCAAATCGGGGAGCTTTAGCGGGGAGGATATGGCAGCTCTGAAAAAGCTGGGCGCCGCTGCCAATCTGTGCGCATCCTTTCTGGATGAAAGAGGACAGGTGATCGGCTTTCCGGGCAGCAACCGGCTGATTGGTCTGACCGCCCGGGAGCTTCGCGCGATACCCATGGTCATCGGAATTGCCGGGGGCGCAGTTAAAGTCACGGCTATTACAGCGGCGCTCAAGGGCAGATGGATTGATGTTCTGGTGACGGATTCGGAGACGGCGCGAGATATTGTTGCCATATCATCACCCAACGAAGGAAACGGGAAAGGAGAATAATGATGTCCGGGCATAAAACGGTATTTCAAACGATATCCGCTGCGGCTGAAGCATTGGTAAAAGACGATGGTTACTATGGGAATTACGGAGGCTCGTTCATACCCGAAATCCTTGTCCCCGCATTTGCGGAAATCAAGGAGCATTTTGCAGCTATTAAACAGGATGAAGCGTTCTGGCAAGAGTATTGTTCACTGCTGGCGGATTACTCGGGGCGCCCTACTCCGCTTACCTATGCGGATCGGCTAACCGATTATTTCGGCCGCGCGAAGATTTATGTTAAACGCGAGGATTTGAATCATACCGGCGCCCACAAGCTGAACAACGCGCTCGGTCAAGTCCTGCTGGCGAAGAAAATGGGGAAAACGCGCGTCATAGCCGAAACGGGGGCGGGACAGCATGGAGTGGCTACCGCTACCGCAGCGGCGAAGCTTGGGCTCACGGCTACCATATATATGGGCCGGGAGGATATGGAACGTCAGTATTCCAATGTTTTTTGGATGAAACGGCTGGGGGCTGAAGTCATCGCCGTCGATTACGGTTCACGAACGTTGAAGGATGCGATCAACGAAGCGCTGAGAGATTGGGTGTCCAGCTTTGAGACGACGCATTACGTTCTGGGAACCGCATCGGGCGCGCATCCTTTCCCTGCCATTGTGTCCTACTTTCAGGCTGTGATCGGTATAGAAGCCAAAGAACAGATTTTGCGGGCGGAAGGCCGGCTGCCAAGCCGGGTCTACGCCTGTGTTGGCGGCGGATCGAACGCCCTTGGTGTATTTCAAGCGTTCTATCCGCATGGCGATGTTGAGCTGGTGGGGGTTGAAGCGGGCGGAGAAGGTCAGGGGTCCGGCAGGCATGCGGCCCGGATTGCTTACGGTGAAGGCAAGGCGGGCGTCGCTCAAGGATTTAAGACCCTTTTTCTGCAAAATAACGACGGGCAAATGAAGGATACGTACAGCCTTGCTGCGGGCCTCGATTATGTGGGCGTATCTCCGATATTGGCCGACTTGTCCGAGCGGGGCAGGGTGCGGTTCACGGCTGCAACCGATACGGAGGTAGTGGAAGCGCTGGAGATTATCATGAAGACGGAAGGGCTGATTCCCGCGCTGGAGTCCACGCATGCTTTTGCGGGAGCGTTTAACGATATCACGGAATCTTCGGGGTCTGATATCTTCATAATTAATATGTCCGGACGCGGGGATAAAGACATTTTTAATGTAGCGGAGGGATTGCAAGATGATGAATGGAAAGCATTTATCCGGAGAAAAGCCCGGCAATTCGAAAATGCGGCTCGCTGAACGGATTACAGGCAGCCCATCCGGGCAGCCGATCCAGATCATGACTCACCAAATTCTCGGCTATCCGGATTTTGACACGAATTATGAAATGATTCGTTTGTTTCAAGAGAGCGGTGCCCGCTTTGTCGAGCTTCAATTGCCCTTCTCGGAGCCCATTGCGGACGGACCGGTGTTTCTGCATGCCAATCAAGCATCGCTGGCGAGCGGAACAACAACGAAACAATGCCTGGAATTCGCGGAGCGTGTGGTCACGGATTTTCCCGGCCTCTCCTTTTTGTTCATGACCTATTATAACGTTGTCATTCAGTATGGGATTGAAGAGTTCGTTAAAGCGTGCGCCGCAATAGGCATTCAGGGTCTGATTGTGCCGGACGCCTACCCTGAGGAGAGCCAGGAATTTATGGAGGCTTGCCGTCAAAATGGGGTGGAGCCTATCCTGATCGTTACGCCGTATACATCCAGCGAGCGCCTTGTTTATCTGTCGGCAGTAACCGGCGGCTTTCTGTACTGTGCGGCGCGAAAGGGAGTGACTGGGACGAAGACTTCATTTGGCAAGGAGACAGAAGCATTTATCACTCGCGTCCGCAGCATAGCCAGAACTCCAATCGCTGTAGGATTCGGCATCCAGAGCGATCAAGATGTGCGTTTTTTGGAGGGCAAATGCGATATAGCAATCATCGGGACGCAGATCCTAACCGTACTTGAGCAAGAGGGGCTTTCCGGTGTTAAGCGCTTCTTAAAGACGATCATCCCCGCCTGACCCCCGTTTCGCTATAGGCTGAATAGCAAAAGAGGCATCTCTAGAAGCAATACAAATTGCTTTTGGAGATGCTTTTTTCTGTGCGTGTAAACGAACAGTTAGCCGGTCGTAAAAACGAACAATATCCATGAAATAAAGGGA is a genomic window of Paenibacillus durus ATCC 35681 containing:
- a CDS encoding S-layer homology domain-containing protein yields the protein MKKTSVLLIMCLIVAILAPTFSQANAASPVLFSDISPKHWAQKEISRLKEQQLIGGYRDGTFRPDKPITRGEAVKLIVRASHIAVDANANADSQQAPPDVPRTYWAYPYIQAAMKHGLITGYLDGSFRPGDTLTRADSAVLIARAFKLDSPGTDAASRVSDIGGHWAAPSISKLIASGIAVGDEYGRFQPSKKVTRVEFTAMLARALYKELRIGASGSPEESAQPSASPSAANSADVSAGGTAEAGSGSPAGAGGGAPIGGGGAAPAPSPSPLPSAPPEPVTGAPAPEPEPQPAPAPEPTPAPGKAPVLQEISGLKSFSDDTRLSFTWINPSYPDFKSVNIYKGGTLKATTTDGFYQEAGLLPGSVYKYVLKTVNMSGLESSGTELQVTMAPASLPSPPSALSATASDGAALLHWTENDESGIIGYNVYLDGHQYNTDTVTDATYTLDGLNNGQNYSLYVTAVNDNELESEPSVTVNVTPQAVDSSALAEISQASAVDDGKSVTLTWNNPASPDFDHVDIYLKGVLIGSSSSGSYKANGLLGETDYSFTLRTVDRSGNVSQGISLSIRTKDITPPAAPAQVSAAGGPSKVSVSWEADTESDLAGYNVYVNGQQINTEPLIQNFYVASGLDFGTNYNIQVEAVDTSRNRSPLSSTASASPTHYLIDLTRWGIYNDGTHPVETVKGINQALAWAHQNGITATMLPSGTYLIDKDSRISMVGNMLFDLPMDAILQKETNGKERYDVMYVGYGASNVTLRGGTYLGDKLTHDYSQREPYNSGTHEGGYGIFVEGAANTTIDGVKATNFTGDGLVLGGYGTMFKDLYAASFVSGGIDGSGQPRSDSTKIRTKEAIYFTNPIFKTERTFEISNLINLPGGFNVYFYRADGSFIMSQLATARQTLTIPGGGAYFHLVFNKASSAGAYLESWNRVVCQNTVVRNSEFAFNRRQGITVGGANNAQIINNSLHDMKGTAPQSGIDVEGGFGQNGSLNTNIYIRNNDFYNNAAYDVILYDGHDVTVEGNHLASKGVIGLAVSDSFRNAMAVNNHFDGSRIVAYHDATFLNNRLNDSYTYFAGPNIKIDGMEITDGTLSVSARTTNGVKVSNVNINITKNVDAGFALYGKGIEVSNVTITGKGALASFKGSTTESSVFNNVKVLGFNSAYNMTLPQGTYTNSVFQAADGSRFGQTIVANGKYSFDNCTFTSNTTGNAALIASHANLDLKITNSTFNVKGDAPAITVETANKIVLDNNTVTAMNLTRTVTELIKINDYWKRNDPADVLNAAITRNTITSNIAAVGISTIYAGVGAPPYTVTNNILNKAVLALKSNDVQSGNIQR
- a CDS encoding right-handed parallel beta-helix repeat-containing protein, producing the protein MHKHLRKFILPLTVVLIGLLPLEIYGQDSPNPPDGTINLAKWNIYNDGTHPVETTKGINEALRSLHNNGVKAATLPSGTYLIDKDSRINMVSDMTFIMPDDAVLQKEANGKERYETMFLGYGVNNVTLQGGTYSGDKQQHDFSKKDNPHSAGTHENGYGILVEGASNVVIDGVKTINFTGDGMAIGGVGKLIKDLYEGGFVSGALDAKGNAVSDKHKIRTKTPIPLTAPILQSEKVFEISNVQKLPPFFEVYFYQKNGKLIKKISAKVRDQLAIPAGAAYFHLVFNKASSKGGYLEVWNRVVSRNITVRNSESAFNRRQGITVGGADNVLIFGNLLHDIKGTAPQSGIDVEGGYGENGYLNTNITIKNNQFYNNAVYDVILYDGRNAWVDGNHFASKEAIGLAVSPPFTNAWVSDNHFDGARIYAYHDVTLRNNELNDSITYFEGPNIVIDGMEITNGTLALSAKDAYGIKVSNVNINITKKVEAGLSISKNPLRLSNVTITGEPALRSLTGNTVSGSVFDHLKIIRYNSDYGLSLPPGTYKDCQFEASEEGKFGTLSAALAGDYLFDGCTFKGNVQGAGLLYAENKQLNLTVKNSTFELPGGSAQAVSIQAARSAVVENNVVNANNLASSSAELIKINDYWKRNDPYDVLSAVIRKNKITTNLPAKGISTEYAGVGAPPYTIEGNILVKAKLSLKANDRFNNNILQ
- a CDS encoding sugar-binding transcriptional regulator, translating into MTEKNKDRFRLLVKICQLYYEEGLNQMEIAKRLGISRPHVSRMLTAAKNEGIVRISINNPFSAEQELEKSLIDAFGIQDALVVDSSDMEPAGLPALLGRAGAALLESVLRDGDIVGIMAGHTIGCTAEEMDYFARDGLQFVPLVGGWGSDGAAWHASTNAMAFANKLKSKYSMFHAPALVANEETGMLLRQEPEIANVLELAKSSRVAVVSIGEVSEEATMVKSGSFSGEDMAALKKLGAAANLCASFLDERGQVIGFPGSNRLIGLTARELRAIPMVIGIAGGAVKVTAITAALKGRWIDVLVTDSETARDIVAISSPNEGNGKGE
- the trpB gene encoding tryptophan synthase subunit beta, whose product is MMSGHKTVFQTISAAAEALVKDDGYYGNYGGSFIPEILVPAFAEIKEHFAAIKQDEAFWQEYCSLLADYSGRPTPLTYADRLTDYFGRAKIYVKREDLNHTGAHKLNNALGQVLLAKKMGKTRVIAETGAGQHGVATATAAAKLGLTATIYMGREDMERQYSNVFWMKRLGAEVIAVDYGSRTLKDAINEALRDWVSSFETTHYVLGTASGAHPFPAIVSYFQAVIGIEAKEQILRAEGRLPSRVYACVGGGSNALGVFQAFYPHGDVELVGVEAGGEGQGSGRHAARIAYGEGKAGVAQGFKTLFLQNNDGQMKDTYSLAAGLDYVGVSPILADLSERGRVRFTAATDTEVVEALEIIMKTEGLIPALESTHAFAGAFNDITESSGSDIFIINMSGRGDKDIFNVAEGLQDDEWKAFIRRKARQFENAAR
- the trpA gene encoding tryptophan synthase subunit alpha, which produces MMNGKHLSGEKPGNSKMRLAERITGSPSGQPIQIMTHQILGYPDFDTNYEMIRLFQESGARFVELQLPFSEPIADGPVFLHANQASLASGTTTKQCLEFAERVVTDFPGLSFLFMTYYNVVIQYGIEEFVKACAAIGIQGLIVPDAYPEESQEFMEACRQNGVEPILIVTPYTSSERLVYLSAVTGGFLYCAARKGVTGTKTSFGKETEAFITRVRSIARTPIAVGFGIQSDQDVRFLEGKCDIAIIGTQILTVLEQEGLSGVKRFLKTIIPA